In Camelina sativa cultivar DH55 chromosome 17, Cs, whole genome shotgun sequence, the genomic stretch ACTTTGTTTAAACTcagaataagttttttttgacaaatttgcAATAAAATAAGACACTTCTATTGTTGGCAGTTTCATGTATACTCTCCTTTGTCGTGATTATCTTCATTCATTACTGGCAGTTTACAATTGCATTATTTTATATCTATTGAAAGAATCTAATACAGATGATATATGCAGCGCTGGGTGGAAAATGACGCACTTTCCGTCCAGGAAAAGAAAGATAATCTGCATAAACAGAGTTTAATGTTGCTTCTGAAATGTCTGAAAATCATGGAAAATGCTACGTTCCTCAGCACAGACAACCAGGTATCTTATAGTATATTGGTTTCTAGATTCATGACAATATTCTTGAGATTCAGACGTTAATCAACTGTTATCAAGTTGCAGTATATATAACTCAATGCCTATTATAATATAACTCTAATGCTAATTGTGTGTTTCAGAATCATTTGCTCGGATTTAAGAAATGTTTGGGCTCTCATGAATCCAAAATGTCTTTCACAGAGCTCACGATAAGTGTCATTAAGATGCTTTCAGGTTTGCAATTGATACCATGTCTTGTTTTGAATTGTTACACATTATGACTTCCGCTCGGTCTATCTTCGCTTATCCTGATTTCTGGTTGGACTGATGGCCAGGTCTTCACCTACGTGGAGGCTTTCCAAGTCCGAATAGGAACAATGTGAATCCTCACAATTCAAATGGTGATAATTGTGATTCTATCTTGGGAGCAGATCGGAAAGGTAAATTATTCTTATAGCCACAAATGAGTCTGTCTCCTCTCACTCTCTCTATTCCCCCTTtgatctctgtatttttctatGCTAAGCCGCTTCTCTCTTTTGCAGTTGCCAATGAGGTTGTGACAATCAGTTCAGATACATGCTCGACTGTTGGCTCTGTCTCCAAGAGTGTATCCCAAAGAAGTCATTCCATAATCCATTTAGATTCCTCACCAACATCAATGTCGGGGTCTCAATCAAGTGTGTCTGGGAATGAGCCTACTACGTCAAAAACAAGAGTCGGTTCCACCATATCTGGTACATTTGCAGGGAGATTAGCGTCATTGGGTAGTGGCATTGCCAGAAGTACTTTAAGGACTAGTCAAGCTGAAGAACCAAGCTGTAAAAATAATGGAGGTTTTGCATCCCCTGAGGACAGCGAAGATCCTTTTGCGTTTGATTTGGAAGATCCTCAACCTTCCAAGTGGGCAGTAGTGTCCGTAAAGCAAAAGCACTCTAGAGCTCAAAAGAAGAAAGGATGCTACAAACAAAGTAAAGATGACAGTTTCTATCAGCTGTTCTCGAGCCAAGATGAATCATCAAACCATAGGTTGGATTCCCAAGAAGAATCAAGTGACAGAGACTGCAGTACATCGCTGCAACCATCTTCTTGTACAAATGACATTGATGAAGAATGTCTATGTCTTTTATCTGATTGCCTTTTAACAGCCGTAAAGGTAATTTTCTTAGTCTTTTAACACCCTGTTTGCTGATCTGTGGCGAAATTCTCTTAGCTGGAGTAGCAAAAATTTAGTTCAAGATTATCTATTTGCAGGTTTTGATGAACTTAACAAATGACAACGCTGTCGGTTGTCGGCAAGTTGGTGGGTGCAGAGGGCTTGAAAGCATGGCTGAATTAATTGCCAGACACTTCCCGTCTTTCACCATATCTCTGCTTTTCAGTGAGATGGAAATGAGGGGATCATCCCATCAGAAGAAAGACGCACATCTTACAGATCAGGAGTTAGAATTTCTTGTTGCCATCTTGGGATTGCTGGTAAATTTGGTTGAGAAAGACGGAGTGAACAGGTTGGTGCAAACAAAATCTCAGCTTTTACCAATAACGTTTTAGATTTTGCTTTNNNNNNNNNNNNNNNNNNNNNNNNNNNNNNNNNNNNNNNNNNNNNNNNNNNNNNNNNNNNNNNNNNNNNNNNNNNNNNNNNNNNNNNNNNNNNNNNNNNNNNNNNNNNNNNNNNNNNNNNNNNNNNNNNNNNNNNNNNNNNNNNNNNNNNNNNNNNNNNNNNNNNNNNNNNNNNNNNNNNNNNNNNNNNNNNNNNNNNNNNNNNNNNNNNNNNNNNNNNNNNNNNNNNNNNNNNNNNNNNNNNNNNNNNNNNNNNNNNNNNNNNNNNNNNNNNNNNNNNNNNNNNNNNNNNNNNNNNNNNNNNNNNNNNNNNNNNNNNNNNNNNNNNNNNNNNNNNNNNNNNNNNNNNNNNNNNNNNNNNNNNNNNNNNNNNNNNNNNNNNNNNNNNNNNNNNNNNNNNNNNNNNNNNNNNNNNNNNNNNNNNNNNNNNNNNNNNNNNNNNNNNNNNNNNNNNNNNNNNNNNNNNNNNNNNNNNNNNNNNNNNNNNNNNNNNNNNNNNNNNNNNNNNNNNNNNNNNNNNNNNNNNNNNNNNNNNNNNNNNNNNNNNNNNNNNNNNNNNNNNNNNNNNNNNNNNNNNNNNNNNNNNNNNNNNNNNNNNNNNNNNNNNNNNNNNNNNNNNNNNNNNNNNNNNNNNNNNNNNNNNNNNNNNNNNNNNNNNNNNNNNNNNNNNNNNNNNNNNNNNNNNNNNNNNNNNNNNNNNNNNNNNNNNNNNNNNNNNNNNNNNNNNNNNNNNNNNNNNNNNNNNNNNNNNNNNNNNNNNNNNNNNNNNNNNNNNNNNNNNNNNNNNNNNNNNNNNNNNNNNNNNNNNNNNNNNNNNNNNNNNNNNNNNNNNNNNNNNNNNNNNNNNNNNNNNNNNNNNNNNNNNNNNNNNNNNNNNNNNNNNNNNNNNNNNNNNNNNNNNNNNNNNNNNNNNNNNNNNNNNNNNNNNNNNNNNNNNNNNNNNNNNNNNNNNNNNNNNNNNNNNNNNNNNNNNNNNNNNNNNNNNNNNNNNNNNNNNNNNNNNNNNNNNNNNNNNNNNNNNNNNNNNNNNNNNNNNNNNNNNNNNNNNNNNNNNNNNNNNNNNNNNNNNNNNNNNNNNNNNNNNNNNNNNNNNNNNNNNNNNNNNNNNNNNNNNNNNNNNNNNNNNNNNNNNNNNNNNNNNNNNNNNNNNNNNNNNNNNNNNNNNNNNNNNNNNNNNNNNNNNNNNNNNNNNNNNNNNNNNNNNNNNNNNNNNNNNNNNNNNNNNNNNNNNNNNNNNNNNNNNNNNNNNNNNNNNNNNNNNNNNNNNNNNNNNNNNNNNNNNNNNNNNNNNNNNNNNNNNNNNNNNNNNNNNNNNNNNNNNNNNNNNNNNNNNNNNNNNNNNNNNNNNNNNNNNNNNNNNNNNNNNNNNNNNNNNNNNNNNNNNNNNNNNNNNNNNNNNNNNNNNNNNNNNNNNNNNNNNNNNNNNNNNNNNNNNNNNNNNNNNNNNNNNNNNNNNNNNNNNNNNNNNNNNNNNNNNNNNNNNNNNNNNNNNNNNNNNNNNNNNNNNNNNNNNNNNNNNNNNNNNNNNNNNNNNNNNNNNNNNNNNNNNNNNNNNNNNNNNNNNNNNNNNNNNNNNNNNNNNNNNNNNNNNNNNNNNNNNNNNNNNNNNNNNNNNNNNNNNNNNNNNNNNNNNNNNNNNNNNNNNNNNNNNNNNNNNNNNNNNNNNNNNNNNNNNNNNNNNNNNNGGGATCATCCCATCAGAAGAAAGACGCACATCTTACAGATCAGGAGTTAGAATTTCTTGTTGCCATCTTGGGATTGCTGGTAAATTTGGTTGAGAAAGACGGAGTGAACAGGTTGGTGCAAACAAAATCTCAGCTTTTACCAATAACGTTTTAGATTTTGCTTTATTGCGGTCACACTCTATTAACACCATCATGTGGTCGAGTCAATACAAGTTAAACTAGTCACACTCGTTTGTCTATAACCTTTAGTCACAGCGGAATTGGTATCTGTTTTCTAATCAAGCAACTGATATTTTTGTAGATCACGGCTTGCTTCAGCTAGTGTTCCTATCACAAAACCGGAAGGGTTGCAAGAGAGTGAACAGAAAATGATTCCTTTACTATGTTCAATCTTTCTCACTAATCAAGGATCAGCAGAGGCCAAAGAAGAGACAACTACATTCACCTTAGTGAGTAGCCGTATCACTGTTGTTTATTTGAACTTCGAGATCCACAGAAAAGGCTTTTAGTATTAAACctgctgtgtttttttttctctctttttttttttgtattcaggatgatgaagaagctgtTCTAGAAGGTGAAAAGGAAGCGGAAAAGATGATTGTGGAAGCGTACTCTGCTCTACTACTCGCCTTTCTTTCAACCGAAAGgtactttttgttttcaatctcaGTATATATGTCATAATCCATCTAATCTTCGACTAGAAACTAACATGCTCTTGGACCCCACTAGCAGTAGAAGTATACGCAACTCCATCAAGGACTATCTCCCGAAACGCAATCTCGGGATTCTTGTACCGGTCTTGGAAAGATTTGTGGTATGTGCCTCTTTAACACCTTATGGCTATTCGATTTCAGGCTAGGAGAACCCGTTGAAGTGATTGTGTACTATGTTTGTTCTTCAGGCATTTCACATGACTCTGAAAATGATCCCTCCGGAGACGCATAAAGCAGTGATGGAAGTGATTAAATCCTGCAAATTACCGTGAAATGGGTTCATCCAAGGGAAAATTAATTATTCATTCTCCATTTTCTGTGTACAGCTTCTGCAAGAAAAGANNNNNNNNNNNNNNNNNNNNNNNNNNNNNNNNNNNNNNNNNNNNNNNNNNNNNNNNNNNNNNNNNNNNNNNNNNNNNNNNNNNNNNNNNNNNNNNNNNNNNNNNNNNNNNNNNNNNNNNNNNNNNNNNNNNNNNNNNNNNNNNNNNNNNNNNNNNNNNNNNNNNNNNNNNNNNNNNNNNNNNNNNNNNNNNNNNNNNNNNNNNNNNNNNNNNNNNNNNNNNNNNNNNNNNNNNNNNNNNNNNNNNNNNNNNNNNNNNNNNNNNNNNNNNNNNNNNNNNNNNNNNNNNNNNNNNNNNNNNNNNNNNNNNNNNNNNNNNNNNNNNNNNNNNNNNNNNNNNNNNNNNNNNNNNNNNNNNNNNNNNNNNNNNNNNNNNNNNNNNNNNNNNNNNNNNNNNNNNNNNNNNNNNNNNNNNNNNNNNNNNNNNNNNNNNNNNNNNNNNNNNNNNNNNNNNNNNNNNNNNNNNNNNNNNNNNNNNNNNNNNNNNNNNNNNNNNNNNNNNNNNNNNNNNNNNNNNNNNNNNNNNNNNNNNNNNNNNNNNNNNNNNNNNNNNNNNNNNNNNNNNNNNNNNNNNNNNNNNNNNNNNNNNNNNNNNNNNNNNNNNNNNNNNNNNNNNNNNNNNNNNNNNNNNNNNNNNNNNNNNNNNNNNNNNNNNNNNNNNNNNNNNNNNNNNNNNNNNNNNNNNNNNNNNNNNNNNNNNNNNNNNNNNNNNNNNNNNNNNNNNNNNNNNNNNNNNNNNNNNNNNNNNNNNNNNNNNNNNNNNNNNNNNNNNNNNNNNNNNNNNNNNNNNNNNNNNNNNNNNNNNNNNNNNNNNNNNNNNNNNNNNNNNNNNNNNNNNNNNNNNNNNNNNNNNNNNNNNNNNNNNNNNNNNNNNNNNNNNNNNNNNNNNNNNNNNNNNNNNNNNNNNNNNNNNNNNNNNNNNNNNNNNNNNNNNNNNNNNNNNNNNNNNNNNNNNNNNNNNNNNNNNNNNNNNNNNNNNNNNNNNNNNNNNNNNNNNNNNNNNNNNNNNNNNNNNNNNNNNNNNNNNNNNNNNNNNNNNNNNNNNNNNNNNNNNNNNNNNNNNNNNNNNNNNNNNNNNNNNNNNNNNNNNNNNNNNNNNNNNNNNNNNNNNNNNNNNNNNNNNNNNNNNNNNNNNNNNNNNNNNNNAttcttttgtagttttcttgactaaatcatatatacaaGTTTGCTCTACGACCTTTGTCTTCTAATCTGTTCCATCGTTATATGTATGTGAACATCGACTATCTTGGAAAGAACGTCGTAACTGTTTACGTTAGGTGATAGTGTATATAAATGTCATTACGTTTTGATATCTCGTAGCGTGTCTGAGTTTTGGAATTACTTGAAGCTGTAAAAAAACTCggcaaaataataattattgtattttatgaatatttgtattaattagttttagcaCTCTCACACAAGACTCGACACTTTTGTGACGTTTTCAGGCTGAGACATATAGTTAGTTAAGAGGAGTGGTGGAGTCACGAGTCATTGGTTTCCAAGAATCAGTTCGATCTCCTTACCCACCTCTTTTGTAAGCTTATCAGCACGATCGTCGTGCCCACCAGCAAATTTGTATACTCTGAACGCAAACTCAAATGCCCTCCAAAGTGTTTTAGCCCATTTTGAAGCCTCTCGCTTTTCCTGTGAGATTTGAACCGACAGGCTTTCGGTTAAATGGGTTTCAAAAAAGTGATCAGAAAGTGTGTTGCAAGTACTAAGGTTTTGATCTCATGGTTAGTCTTACCTTCAATGCCAGTTCCATGCAGCCAGAAGAGATATCAACCGTTAATTCCTTAACCTGAACAAGGATACTGAAGTCGAAATGGATGTTATTggccttgaacttcttttcctcttctgcTTTGGTTCGTTCTAGAGCTTCAATCTCTTTTCTGATCTGTTTCAATCATTATTTTTTAGATCAGTTCAGCTACCTGGAAAAGGAAAGAGCCAAAAAGAAAGGCGAAGAAACTATAGCAAAATCAGTTTTCCTATGACTTGCCTTTGCAAAGTAACCTTCACTCTTGTCGAGATGTTGGTCAGCCGGGGACTCTATCTTCCAGTTCTTTAGCTCTTTGCTTATACCCTGCAGCTTCGAGTACAATGCAACAGCCATTCTTATTGCTTCGAGTTTACTATGCGGAAACCCTTCACATCTTACTAGAACCTATATAAAAGTTCAAACGTTCTTGTGATCACAAAATCAGATCATGATGAAGACATGGATCACTTATGTTGTTTTCACTGACCTGTCTTTCATCTTCCAGTTTGTCAAGAACCGATTCAACACGATGGTGTAATTTCTGAAGCTCACTAATGTCCTTATTCTGGAACTTGGTAATCTCTGTCTTAAGCTCATTGATTGAACTCATATATACTCGAACATCCTCTTCTATCTTCTGAAAATAAGGAGACCTGTGTAGccataaaacataaatcaagTATGAGTTTTTGCCTAGTTTTGTTGGTTATAGATGAAGTGAGATGTGAATTACTTCTTTGTTATCTCAACAAGAGCAGCAGCCATTCCTTGCTTGCCACTGGCTGGAGCACTTCCAGTCCCGCCTTTATTTACTCCTGGAGCGCCACGAGATTTTACTTCAGGATTCTTCCCTTCTAATTTCGCCTTAAGGAATCTAAAGAGAGTCCCCAATTGGGTTGATCTCTTCAGTTTACTAGTTGGTTTCTTGCCTCCCAAGACTCCTCTTGGGCctggtggaggtggtggtggagaaccAGGTCCTTTTCCGGCAGCCAGCGGTGGTGCAGCCCCTGGAGGTGGAAGAGGCGGAGCAGCCACTCCTTTTCCCGCTGCCATTGGAAGTGGCGGAGGTGCAGCCCGTGGAGGTGGAAGAGGCGGAGCAGCCACTCCTTTTCCCGCTGCCATTGGAAGTGGCGGTGGTGCAGCCCGTGGAGGTGGAAGAGGCGGAGCAGCCACTCCTTTTCCCGCTGCCATTGGAAGTGGTGGTAAAGGTGGAGAAGGAGGCAAAGATGTCtgaaattttttagattttcctGAAACTTTTGAACAATTTTCATCATCAGTCTGATTCTTCACACTATCTTGTTCCTCAAGAATAGCTTCTTTtgctttctccatcttctcagtCTTGTCTGTTTCATTCTTGTTCTCTTTAACACTCTCACCATTCTTACCCTGAGCTTCTTTTTGGCAAAGATGTTGGATAGCGAGACGCTTTACATCAATAGGACTCAGCTTTACAAGCGCTTGCAATGTCACATTTCTAGGAAGATTTGACACAGAGATTGCAAAGTCTTTAACTTCACTGGATGGACTCAACGCCTTTATTGGCGTGGTCGGTTGCTTTACCAATGACTCTGTTCTGGCGCCGCTAGATGTTTTACACCGCGGACTAGCCTTTTCCTTCATTTCATCATTGCTGATCTCTAGCCTCTCGTTCAACCCCTTAATCAGTCCATCTAATGCAGCTATCACCTTTTCCACTGTAACCAAAGAGATTGTGTTACAAACAACTTTTATATATGATGAGCAAGAGTGAACATTAATCATAGATAGGAGTTTGGAATATGTTTTTACCAAGTCGATCGGACATATTCTTCCTAATGCTACTGTTCCTATACTTGGATTTGACGATCCACTCGTGGTCGTCCATCCATGAATCTCCAATTAATTTCAAAGCGTTGTAAAAATTGTCAAGCAACTGTTtgcaaaatacaaaaaacacaattgtaCATGGTCAGAGCTTAACTTCAATCAGTCTCATAGAACAATTTAGTTATTGTTGTATGAGATAAAACCTTATCGACTTCTGCACGTCTCATATCCAAGATTTGCGAGCTCGTAACGGTCTCAGGACAAAGCCTATGGATATCGTTCATCGTACGCATCACCATCTAGCAATagccgccaaaaaaaaaacaaacaacaacaaatcaattaaaTCATTCATATTATACAAATCAAGTGGTGGTTTTCACCAAGGAATCCATTTTCACTGGATTTGCCTATTTGACCACTGCTTATGAACTTgggaaaacctttttttttgttgtaattgaTACGAGACGAGATATAGCTAgctattttcatatttgttaatgtaaaatttacattttcacctcggaaaatatatataagagcTAAGATTCTCATGGTGACTAGTCTGTGAAATTAGGTCAAAGTTATGATTATCtgaaataggaaaaaaaaacgtacGGAAGGGGCAAACGTATATTGATTATAGAGAGATAACCGGTAAGAGGAGGGAGATCAATGATTGTTCTAAATGTGATTATCTTTTTTCGAAGCTCAACCATGAGAATGAAATTGCCTGTCCATTTGTTTGATCCGCAGCTCGAACTCGATACCTTTGTCGCTTCTCTATGAGCACGATTCTTGATTTCTTCCGCCGACCAAGCAACACGTCTTGAAGTCTTTTGGCTCACGAACGGAGGGTCTAGGAGACTTGGtcgatggtgatgatgaagaaaccaaacaaGGTTTAACCTCCTGCTGTTCGGTCTTGCTCCTTCTAATTAGTGATGTTTGCCTTTTAACAGGCTGTAACAAAGTTGATAACAAATAGCATATAAATAAGAAACCAATAGAGAGATATCAAAAAAGAAGCTTCGAGGAATTGCGTCACCTCAACTTTAGAGGTTTTCACACTCATTAGCGGAGAAAACGAGTAAAGACTGGAAGTGTTTTGTTGGTATACGTTGCCTGTAATAATTAGATAGACTTAATTTGAGTGTT encodes the following:
- the LOC109125145 gene encoding uncharacterized protein At4g04980-like isoform X2, whose protein sequence is MVELRKKIITFRTIIDLPPLTGYLSIINIRLPLPYMVMRTMNDIHRLCPETVTSSQILDMRRAEVDKLLDNFYNALKLIGDSWMDDHEWIVKSKYRNSSIRKNMSDRLVEKVIAALDGLIKGLNERLEISNDEMKEKASPRCKTSSGARTESLVKQPTTPIKALSPSSEVKDFAISVSNLPRNVTLQALVKLSPIDVKRLAIQHLCQKEAQGKNGESVKENKNETDKTEKMEKAKEAILEEQDSVKNQTDDENCSKVSGKSKKFQTSLPPSPPLPPLPMAAGKGVAAPPLPPPRAAPPPLPMAAGKGVAAPPLPPPRAAPPPLPMAAGKGVAAPPLPPPGAAPPLAAGKGPGSPPPPPPGPRGVLGGKKPTSKLKRSTQLGTLFRFLKAKLEGKNPEVKSRGAPGVNKGGTGSAPASGKQGMAAALVEITKKSPYFQKIEEDVRVYMSSINELKTEITKFQNKDISELQKLHHRVESVLDKLEDERQVLVRCEGFPHSKLEAIRMAVALYSKLQGISKELKNWKIESPADQHLDKSEGYFAKIRKEIEALERTKAEEEKKFKANNIHFDFSILVQVKELTVDISSGCMELALKEKREASKWAKTLWRAFEFAFRVYKFAGGHDDRADKLTKEVGKEIELILGNQ
- the LOC104755338 gene encoding uncharacterized protein LOC104755338 isoform X1, producing MMERTYGRRKPGIPRTLSDTLNDTVSQTEYLSSSSSPDIEPIDYSLLPFSSQESSSLWHSSSRSNFRDDYPQNGGGGGVRRAAKRVRNGEAFGFTSTLLEAQEFGELMEHEDEVNFALDGLRKGQQLRIRRASLSSLLSICASQHQRRSLRAQGISQSIIDAILVLSLDDIPSNLAAATLFFVLTADGQDEHFMESPECIRFLIKLLKPVVVTSTQGKPRNIGFKLLSLLKDVDAARDPAKINDPSSSDILSRVQELLVNCKEMKMNDGCKTETTRPELSTKWVALLAMERACLSKISFDDTSGSVKKTGGNFKEKLRELGGLDAVLEVVMDCHAIMERWVENDALSVQEKKDNLHKQSLMLLLKCLKIMENATFLSTDNQNHLLGFKKCLGSHESKMSFTELTISVIKMLSGLHLRGGFPSPNRNNVNPHNSNGDNCDSILGADRKVANEVVTISSDTCSTVGSVSKSVSQRSHSIIHLDSSPTSMSGSQSSVSGNEPTTSKTRVGSTISGTFAGRLASLGSGIARSTLRTSQAEEPSCKNNGGFASPEDSEDPFAFDLEDPQPSKWAVVSVKQKHSRAQKKKGCYKQSKDDSFYQLFSSQDESSNHRLDSQEESSDRDCSTSLQPSSCTNDIDEECLCLLSDCLLTAVKVLMNLTNDNAVGCRQVGGCRGLESMAELIARHFPSFTISLLFSEMEMRGSSHQKKDAHLTDQELEFLVAILGLLVNLVEKDGVNRSRLASASVPITKPEGLQESEQKMIPLLCSIFLTNQGSAEAKEETTTFTLDDEEAVLEGEKEAEKMIVEAYSALLLAFLSTESRSIRNSIKDYLPKRNLGILVPVLERFVAFHMTLKMIPPETHKAVMEVIKSCKLP
- the LOC104755338 gene encoding uncharacterized protein LOC104755338 isoform X2 — protein: MMERTYGRRKPGIPRTLSDTLNDTVSQTEYLSSSSSPDIEPIDYSLLPFSSQESSSLWHSSSRSNFRDDYPQNGGGGGVRRAAKRVRNGEAFGFTSTLLEAQEFGELMEHEDEVNFALDGLRKGQQLRIRRASLSSLLSICASQHQRRSLRAQGISQSIIDAILVLSLDDIPSNLAAATLFFVLTADGQDEHFMESPECIRFLIKLLKPVVVTSTQGKPRNIGFKLLSLLKDVDAARDPAKINDPSSSDILSRVQELLVNCKEMKMNDGCKTETTRPELSTKWVALLAMERACLSKISFDDTSGSVKKTGGNFKEKLRELGGLDAVLEVVMDCHAIMERWVENDALSVQEKKDNLHKQSLMLLLKCLKIMENATFLSTDNQNHLLGFKKCLGSHESKMSFTELTISVIKMLSGLHLRGGFPSPNRNNVNPHNSNGDNCDSILGADRKVANEVVTISSDTCSTVGSVSKSVSQRSHSIIHLDSSPTSMSGSQSSVSGNEPTTSKTRVGSTISGTFAGRLASLGSGIARSTLRTSQAEEPSCKNNGGFASPEDSEDPFAFDLEDPQPSKWAVVSVKQKHSRAQKKKGCYKQSKDDSFYQLFSSQDESSNHRLDSQEESSDRDCSTSLQPSSCTNDIDEECLCLLSDCLLTAVKVLMNLTNDNAVGCRQVGGCRGLESMAELIARHFPSFTISLLFSEMEMRGSSHQKKDAHLTDQELEFLVAILGLLVNLVEKDGVNRSRLASASVPITKPEGLQESEQKMIPLLCSIFLTNQGSAEAKEETTTFTLDDEEAVLEGEKEAEKMIVEAYSALLLAFLSTESRSIRNSIKDYLPKRNLGILVPVLERFVAFHMTLKMIPPETHKAVMEVIKSCKLP
- the LOC109125145 gene encoding uncharacterized protein At4g04980-like isoform X1, translating into MVMRTMNDIHRLCPETVTSSQILDMRRAEVDKLLDNFYNALKLIGDSWMDDHEWIVKSKYRNSSIRKNMSDRLVEKVIAALDGLIKGLNERLEISNDEMKEKASPRCKTSSGARTESLVKQPTTPIKALSPSSEVKDFAISVSNLPRNVTLQALVKLSPIDVKRLAIQHLCQKEAQGKNGESVKENKNETDKTEKMEKAKEAILEEQDSVKNQTDDENCSKVSGKSKKFQTSLPPSPPLPPLPMAAGKGVAAPPLPPPRAAPPPLPMAAGKGVAAPPLPPPRAAPPPLPMAAGKGVAAPPLPPPGAAPPLAAGKGPGSPPPPPPGPRGVLGGKKPTSKLKRSTQLGTLFRFLKAKLEGKNPEVKSRGAPGVNKGGTGSAPASGKQGMAAALVEITKKSPYFQKIEEDVRVYMSSINELKTEITKFQNKDISELQKLHHRVESVLDKLEDERQVLVRCEGFPHSKLEAIRMAVALYSKLQGISKELKNWKIESPADQHLDKSEGYFAKIRKEIEALERTKAEEEKKFKANNIHFDFSILVQVKELTVDISSGCMELALKEKREASKWAKTLWRAFEFAFRVYKFAGGHDDRADKLTKEVGKEIELILGNQ